One Natrinema longum genomic window, GCACCGCTACGACCGCCAGTATGCGGGCGTCAGAATGACCAGCACGGAGAGGATCTCCAGCCGGCCGATCCACATGAGGAAGATCATATACAGCTTTGCGGCGCTGGAGAAGGGCTCGTAGCTGTTCATCGGGCCGACGACGCCGACGCCCGGGCCGACGTTCCCGAGCGTCGCGATCGTGGCGCTGATCGCCTCGAGCGCCGATAGCGAGAGGCCGGGGGTTCGGTAGGCGTCGAGGAACAACAGGACGGTCGAGACCACGAACAGGGCCAGAAAGAGCACGATGAAGACGAAGATGCTGTGGATCGCCTCCTCGTCGATGACATCGCCGACCCCGCCCATCCGAACCGGACGGACGGCCTGTGGGTGGATCGTCGTGAAGAGTTCGCGCCGAATCGATTTGCCGACGATGTACCAGCGGATGATCTTGATCGAACCGGCAGCGGAGCCGGCCGACCCCCCCAGAAACATCGCGAACAGGAGGATGACTTGCGTCGATTCGCTCCACGTGTTGAAGTCCATGCTGGCGTAGCCGGTCGTCGTTACGATCGCGAGCGTCTGAAAGAGCCCGTGGCGCAGCGAGCGCTCGAGACTGCCCGGAATCGTGGCGACGTGTTCGGGAACCGTTGCGAGGCCGACCCCGAGGAACAACAGCAGAGAGAGGAGCCCGCCGACGACGCCCATCGACAGGACGTACGACCGGTATTCGGCGTTGCCGATCAGGCGTTCGGGCTTGCCACGCCAGGCGTACCAGTAGAGCGCGAAGTTCGTTCCGGCGATGACCATGAAGGGCATGACTGCCCACTGGACGATCGGTTCGAAGGCCTCGACGCTGCGCCCCTCCGGCGAGAACCCGCCTGTCGGGAGCGTCGTGAGCGCGTGGGCGACGGCGTTGTAGAACGTCATTTTCGGAGCCATCCCGACGATATTGAGCCCGTAGTAGACGACCACGGCGGCGAGCGTGAACACGGCGTAAATCAGCCACAGCGCCCGCGCGGTCTGCCGGATCCGTGGCGTCAGTTTCTCGACCTGGATGCCCGGCGCTTCCTCGCGGATGAGCTGTGTCCCACCGACGGAGAGCTCCGAGAGGATCGCGACCATGAGCACGAGAATGCCCATCCCGCCGAGCCACTGCGTGAGCTGTCGCCACAGCATGATCGACCGCGAGTGTGTCTCGACGGAAATCTCGCCCATGACCGTCGCACCGGTCGTCGTGAACCCGCTCATGCTCTCGAAGAAGGCGTTGACGGGATGGGCGATCGTTCCCGTCCCCGCGACGAGGTACGGAATCGTTCCGACGAGGGGAACCACGAGCCACGTCAGCGCTACCATGAGGAACGCCTCGCGGTGCTCGAGGGTGGGCTCTGGCTCGAGACGCTCGAGTCCCGTGCCGACGGCGACGGCGACGGTGAGGGCGACGAGGAACGGCAGCGGGCACTCCCGGTAGGACAGCGCGACGACGGTCGGAACGAGCAGCGTCAACGAGAGGTACTTCAGTACGGTTCCGACGAGGCTACAACTGGACCGGACGTCGACGCGAATCCTGTGTCTCATAGATATCGGGTTTCGAGCGAACTACAACCTCGTCGATGTGCCGCCCGTGCGTGAGTATCCGATCGGAATCACGGATCTTCAATAAAAACTGCGTTACGGTCGGCACGCACCGTACGGCGGCCGGTGATCCAGTACACCCCTATTGCTCGGGGTCGCGGATCCGTTCGCCGTCGGCCGTCTCGGGGAAGATCTTCCCCGGATTGAGCGTGTCGGACGGATCGAGCGCTCGCTTGATCGTCCGCATGGCCTCGACCGCGCCGGCACCGTGCTCCGGCTCGAGGTAGGCCTGTTTGCCCTGTCCGATGCCGTGTTCCCCCGTCGCGGTCCCGCCCATATCGATCGCGAGGTCGACGAGGGTCCGATACAGATCCTCACCGCGCTCGACCTGCTCGGGATCGTCGGGGTCGACGAGGACGCTGTAGTGGAGGTTGCCGTCGCCCGCGTGGCCAAAGCACGGCACGAGGAGGTCGTACTCGTCGGCGAGCCGCTTCGTCTCGTGGACGGTTTCGGGGTAGGAACTGATCGGGACCGTTACGTCGCCGGGATGGAGCGGCTCGAGGTCGGGATCGTAGCTCGCGACGGCGTAGGCGAGTTCACGACGGGCCTGCCAGAGGTCGTCCATCTCGCCGTCGTCGTCGCTCATCTCGAAGCGGACGACGTCGTGATTCTCGAAGATCGTTCGGCAGAGCTCGATCTCCTCGTCGACCCCGTGGTTGGCGTGGAACTCGAGGAAGACCATCGGCGCGTCGGGGAGTTCGCTCCCGAGATACTCGTTGGCCATCCTCGCGCTCAGTCCGTCGACGAGTTCGATTTTGGCGACGCCGACGTCGGTCCGGACCGCGTCGAAGACCGCTTCGGCGGCGTCGTCGAGCGTTTCGAAGATGGCTCGCCCGCCGCGGATCTGTTCGGGCCGGCCGGCGAGTTCCAGCGTCGCCTCGGTGACGACCGCCAGCGTCCCCTCGCTGCCGACGAGCAGATCGGTCAGGTTGTAGCCACTCGAGGTCTTGATCGCCCGCGATCCCGTCTCGATGACGGTCCCGTCGGCCAACACTGCCTCGAGTCCGAGCACCCAGTCGGCGATCTCGCCGTACCGGACGGTCTGCATCCCGCTGGCGTCGGTCGCGATCATCCCGCCGATCGTCGAGATGTCGCCCGAAGAGGGCAGCGGCGGAAAGAACAGCCCATCGCTGGCGACGTACTCGTCGACGTCGGAGCCGATGATCCCCGGGCCGACGTCGATCTGGAAGTCCTCGGGCCGGTAATCGACGACGTCGTCCATGCGCGTGAGATCGAGACTGATCCCCCCGTGGGCGGGGACGGCGTTGCCCTCGAGTCCGGTCCCCGCAGCGTACGGGGTTACCGGGACACCGCGATCCTGTGCAGCAGCGAGCACTGCCGAGACGTCGTCCGTACTCTCGGGCCAGACGACGGCGTCCGGAACGACGCCGTCGCCGTCGTTGTGTTCCGTCCCCCAGTCGGCCGCGTGTGATTCCCGTCGCCCGTCCGCGAACGATAGCTGCTCGTCCGCGAGGTCGAGGTCCTCGAGGAACGAACAATCAGGTGTCATAGGACCACGTTAGTCACGACCAGTATCAACGTTTCCCACCAGTTCGAAGGGTGAGGGAACGCCCGGTGCTCCGGACGGGGTCGGGAACGGAAACCATCACGGTGCTCGCGACCGAACGGACGACTGTGACCGACGACTCGTCTCCCGATCCGTCCGACAGTGACGCGTCGGCGTCCCTCGAGGACCGAACCCGCGCGCTCGCCCGCCACCTCGAGGCGACCGCCGAACTGCCCCTCGAGCGAGCGACGAGTCGCTGGCTCGGCGAGGCCGAGGCGGTCGCTCGCGACGCCGCGACGAGCGACCTCGAGGCCGACATCGTTCGCGAGCGCGTCGAGACGGTGAGCGACCTCCTCTCCGAAGCCGACGAACCGGCCCACGACGAGGCTCGTGAACACCTCGAGGCGGCCCGGCGGCTGTGCGAGGAGATACTCGGCGACCGCTACCAGACGTGATCGGTGATCACGAGCGGTCGCTTCGGGCGAATGGATGGAAACGCTACAAATTTATGTGAGTTCGTGTCGCGGTTGACAGTGATGACACGACGCGCGACTCGAGCGCCGACGCGGAGGGGAGCACTGTGAACGCCGAACTGGACCTACTGGTGCGACTCGGAGATTACGACCGGCCACAGGGCGTCGCCGACCG contains:
- a CDS encoding TrkH family potassium uptake protein — encoded protein: MRHRIRVDVRSSCSLVGTVLKYLSLTLLVPTVVALSYRECPLPFLVALTVAVAVGTGLERLEPEPTLEHREAFLMVALTWLVVPLVGTIPYLVAGTGTIAHPVNAFFESMSGFTTTGATVMGEISVETHSRSIMLWRQLTQWLGGMGILVLMVAILSELSVGGTQLIREEAPGIQVEKLTPRIRQTARALWLIYAVFTLAAVVVYYGLNIVGMAPKMTFYNAVAHALTTLPTGGFSPEGRSVEAFEPIVQWAVMPFMVIAGTNFALYWYAWRGKPERLIGNAEYRSYVLSMGVVGGLLSLLLFLGVGLATVPEHVATIPGSLERSLRHGLFQTLAIVTTTGYASMDFNTWSESTQVILLFAMFLGGSAGSAAGSIKIIRWYIVGKSIRRELFTTIHPQAVRPVRMGGVGDVIDEEAIHSIFVFIVLFLALFVVSTVLLFLDAYRTPGLSLSALEAISATIATLGNVGPGVGVVGPMNSYEPFSSAAKLYMIFLMWIGRLEILSVLVILTPAYWRS
- a CDS encoding FAD-binding oxidoreductase, which codes for MTPDCSFLEDLDLADEQLSFADGRRESHAADWGTEHNDGDGVVPDAVVWPESTDDVSAVLAAAQDRGVPVTPYAAGTGLEGNAVPAHGGISLDLTRMDDVVDYRPEDFQIDVGPGIIGSDVDEYVASDGLFFPPLPSSGDISTIGGMIATDASGMQTVRYGEIADWVLGLEAVLADGTVIETGSRAIKTSSGYNLTDLLVGSEGTLAVVTEATLELAGRPEQIRGGRAIFETLDDAAEAVFDAVRTDVGVAKIELVDGLSARMANEYLGSELPDAPMVFLEFHANHGVDEEIELCRTIFENHDVVRFEMSDDDGEMDDLWQARRELAYAVASYDPDLEPLHPGDVTVPISSYPETVHETKRLADEYDLLVPCFGHAGDGNLHYSVLVDPDDPEQVERGEDLYRTLVDLAIDMGGTATGEHGIGQGKQAYLEPEHGAGAVEAMRTIKRALDPSDTLNPGKIFPETADGERIRDPEQ